Below is a genomic region from Granulicella sibirica.
GATGGTGGTGAGGCCGGCGAGCTTGCCGGAGCCGTTGACCAGGCCACCGTCGACGAGGACCTCGAGGATGAGACGAGCGAAGGCCAGGAGCGGAGTGACGATGACGACGTTGTAGATCTCGTCGATGTAGAACTTGTTCGCGACGATGGGGTAGAGCTTCGAGGTGGCGGCGAGCTTGCCGAGGGTTCCGGGGCGCTTGTAGTAGAAGACGTAGGCGACGAAGAAGCCGAGGAGGGCGACGGCGACCGAAACGGCGGCGAGGCCGAGTTCGAGACCGTGACCTGCTTTCTCTCCGTCAACGGCGACAACCAGAGGCGCCACGAAGACGGGGTCGAGGAAGTGGCCGATCTCGTCGTGCCCACCGAGGGCGGCGGGAACACCTACCCAGCCGCCGATGATGGAGAGGATCGCGAGGAGGACGAGCGGGGTGAGCATGATCCACGGGGACTCGTGGACGCCGTGAGCGTGAGCGGCCTGGGCATCGTCGTGGGCGTCCTTGTGCGCGTGATCGGCGGGCGCGGGGTGCTCGTCGAAGCGCTCGGGGCCGAAGAAGGTCTTGAACCAGAGGCGGAACATGTAGAAGGACGTCATGCCAGCGGTAGCGAGGCCGACGAGCCAGAGAAGCTTGCCGATGGGGTTTGGGGAGACGAAGGTCTGGTAGAGGATCTCGTCCTTCGAGAAGAAGCCGGCGAGCGGGGGGATTCCGGCGATGGCGAAGACGCCCATCGTCATGGTCCAGAAGGTGACGGGGATGCGCTTGCGAAGTCCGCCCATCTTGCGCATGTCCTGCTCGCCGGAGAGGGCGTGGATGACGGAGCCGGCGGAGAGGAAGAGGAGCGCCTTGAAGAAGGCGTGGGTCATGAGGTGGAAGATGCCGGCTGAGTAAGCGGCGACTCCGCAGGCGAGGAACATGTAGCCGAGTTGCGAAACCGTCGAATAGGCGAGGACGCGCTTGATGTCGTGCTGCACCATGCCGATGCAGGCGGCGAAGATAGCGGTGGCCGCTCCGATGATGGCGACGACACCGAGTGCAAACGGCGAGCGGTCGAAGAGGACGTGGCAGCGGGCGACCATGTAGATGCCGGCGGTGACCATGGTGGCGGCGTGGATGAGGGCCGAGACGGGCGTGGGGCCTTCCATGGCGTCGGGCAGCCAGACGTAGAGAGGAATCTGGGCGGACTTGCCGGTGGCTCCAACGACGAGGCAGAGGGCGATCGCGGTGAGGAAGCCGCCCTGGTACTCGGGGTGGGTGGCGATAGAGGCGAAGACTTCGTTGAAGCTCAGGCTGCCGAAGTGGGCGACGAGGAGGAACATGCCGAGCAGGAAGCCGAAGTCGCCGATGCGGTTGACGATGAAGGCTTTTTTGCCGGCGTTGGCGGCGGAGTCCTTGGTGAAGTAGAAGCCTATGAGGAGGTACGAGGCCAGGCCGACGCCCTCCCAGCCGACGAAGAGGAGAAGGAAGCTCTCGGCGAGGACAAGGATCGACATGAAGAACATGAAGAGGTTGAGATAGGCGAAGAAGCGCCAGTAGCCCTCTTCGTGGGCCATGTAGCCAGCGGAGTAGAGATGGATGAGGAAGCCGACGCCCGTGACGATGGCGAGCATGATCAGGCTGAGGTGATCGACGGCGATGCCGAACGGAACGGTGAAGCCGGTGATCTGGATCCAGGGTCCGCAGAGGACGTGGATGGCCTCGGGTGCGCCGGCGGCCTTCATGAAGATCCAGAGCTGGAGGACCAGAAGCATGGGGACGGCGGTGAAGAAGAGCGCGATGGCAGTGACGAGCGGGCGGGGCAGGCGGCGTCCCACGGTTCCATTGATGAGGAAGCCGAGGAATGGGCTGAGCGGGATGAGCCAGAGCGAGTTCGGATTCATGGAGTCGGGTGCGCCTAATTCTTCCTAGTTTTTCATCAGGTTGATCTGGTCAACGTTGAGCGTCTGCCGCGTACGGAAGATGGAGATGATGATGGCGAGGCCGACGGCGGCTTCGGCCGCGGCGACGACCATGACGAAGAAGACGAAGATCTGTCCCTGGACCTGATGCCACATATGGGCGAAGGCGACGAAGGTCAGGTTGACGGCGTTGAGCATGAGCTCGATCGACATGAAGATGGTGACGACGTTGCGCTTGATGAGGAAGGCGCCGACGCCGATCGAAAAGAGAATGGCCGCAAGGATGAGGTACCACGAGATAGGGACCATGTGTGGGCTACTGCTCCTTCCGGGCGAGCACGACGGCTCCGAGGATGGCGACGAGGATGAGGATGCTGGTGACCTCGAAGGGGAGGAGAAGGCGAGTGAAGAGGACGGTCGAGATCTCGGAGATGTTGGAGACGGCGTTCGAGAGATAGCCGCCGATCTGAGCGTTGCCAAGGGCTTTGCTCTCGGAGAGGAAGACGAAGCTCAGGAGGCAGAAGATGGCTGCGGCTCCGGGGAAGCCGACGATGGTCGAGGCCCTGGTGCCGATGGTGTTCTCTTCTTCACCCGCATTGAGCAGCATGATGACGAAGACGAACAGGACCATGATGGCTCCGGAGTAGACGATGACCTGGGCGGCGGCGAGGAACTCGGCGCCGAGTGACCAGTAGAGGACGGCAAGCGACATCATGACGACGACCAGCGACAGGGCGCTGTTGATGGGATGACGCTGCAACAGCAGGTTCAGCGCGGCGGCTACCGCAAGCAGGCCGAAGATGAGGAAGAGTGCGAGTTGCATGGGTGCTGCCTGGTCCTTCCCTGTGTCTGATCGGTATCGGGTTGATTGTAAATGGGTCGCTGACTTTAGGGTCAGGGGTGAAGAGCCATTACAAGCGAAGTGACGATGATGTTGGCCATGGCGACAGGCATCAGGAACTTCCAGCCGAAGCCCATGAGCTGGTCGTACCGGAAGCGTGGGAGGGTGGAACGGACCCAGATAAAGAGGAACAAGAACGAGAAGATCTTGAAGACGAACCAGAGGACGGGGAAGATCGCGTTCAGAATGGGCAAGTTCAGAAAGCCGTCGAAGAGATGGCCGAAGGGGCTGGAAGCGCCGCCGAAGAACAGGAGCGTGGCGACGCAACTGATGGTGATCATGTTGGCGTACTCAGCCATGAAGAACATGGCGAACTTCATGGAGCTGTACTCGGTGTGGTATCCGGCGACGAGTTCGGATTCGGCTTCGGGAAGATCGAAGGGGGAGCGGTTGGCTTCGGCGTAGGCGCTCATGATGTAGATGAAGAAGGCAACGATCTGGAAGCCGCCGAGAATATTCCACGAGAGCGCGCCGTGAGCGGCCTGGGAGTCGACGATGTCGCGGAGGCGGAGCGAACCGGCGCGGAGGACGACACCAACGAGCGAGAGGCCCAGGGCGAGTTCGTAGCTGATCATCTGCGATGTTGCGCGCAGGGAACCGAGGAGCGCGAACTTGTTATTCGAGGACCAGCCCGAGAGGGCGATGCCGTAGACGCCGATGGAGGTGATGCCGAGGATGACGAGAAGGCCGATGTTGAGGTCGGAGACCTGGAAGAGATCTACACCCTGTACGCGGGTGACGGCTCCGAAGGGAACAACGGCGATCGAGACCATCGCACAGGTGAGGGCGATCATGGGAGCAACGAGGAAGAGAGGACGATCGACGGCGAGGGGCATCATGTCTTCCTTGAGGAAGAGCTTGATGCCATCGGCGAGCGGCTGCAGAAGGCCGAAGGGGCCGGTGCGTGAGGGTCCCCAGCGGTTCTGCATGCGGCCGATGACCTTGCGCTCGAGCAGCACCGTGTAGGCGACCGCCGTCAGGGTGATGACGAAGACGACGAGCAGCTTGACGATGCTGATGAGGAGGAACGTAACGAAGGGGCTCAGGTGGCTCAACTGGTCTCTCTCTGGTTCAAAAAATGCAAAAGGTTATGCCTTAGTCGGCAGCGGTCTGGCCTTCGATGTGAACGAGTTTCTGGGCGGCGAGGCGTGCGTCGTTGAGTTGCAGGTCGTCGAGCATGGGCGAGTAGCGGCCGAGGGTTCCGGAGGTGAAGAGCTTGTCCTTGGCCGGGAGGACGAGGTCGCGGCGGTTGTCGATCTGGACGAGCGGCGCGGGAGCGGCGGGGGACAGGTGCTGGTCGTTGCCGGAGAGAAGCTGGAGGCGAAGCATCTTGTCGTAGCCGGGGACGAGGCGCTGGATCTCGTCGAGGATGGCGTTCGCGTCGAAGGGGCTGAGACGCGGCTCGAGGTTGTTGGCGGTGAGCCAGACGGCGTGACGGTCGGCCTCACCGGACTGGGCTCCACGGGTCTGGCCCATGTCGGCTCGCGTGCCCTTGCCGAAGGGAACGAGGTCGCTGACCTTTGCACCGATTTTGTCGGCGAGGCGCACGATCATCTCGAAGTCAGTGCGGACGCCGGCGCGGTCGCCAGCCTTCGAGACGCGCTGGAGATCGCCGTAGCTATTGGTGACGGAGCCGGCCTTCTCGTAGAGGTTGGCGGCGGGAAGGATGACGTCGGCGATCTTCGCTGTCTCGGTGAGGAACATCTCCTGCACGACGACGAAGGTGTTCTTGAGGGTGGCGGGGTCGATGTCGTAGCGGGCGACGGGGTTGGCGCCGACAACGTAGAGAGCGGAGAGATCGCCCTTGGCGGCGGCGTCGAAGATTTCGAGCATGTCGAGGCCGGGGGTGCTGGGGATCGTCGTCTCGCCGAAGGTGGATGCGCCGGAGGCGGGGGTATAGCCGGGGAGCATATCGGGCAGGAGGCCCATGTCGGCCGCGCCGCGGGAATTGACGTAGTCGGAGAGGAGGGCGAACTTGCGGTTCGGCAGGGTGAGACCGAAGGCGAGGAGCTTCTTGAGGTCTGCTCCACGAAGATCGTTGCCGAGGAGGACGATGAGAGACTCTTCGGCGCGAACGGCGGTGCGGAAGGCACGGAAGGCGTCGGCGTTCTCGACACCGTCTAGGGCAGCCTCGTCGCCGGCCATGTAGCTGACGAAGGTGCCGTAGCCGAAGTCGGGAAGCTGGAGGTAGGTCTTTGCCTGGCGGGTGAGCTTGATCTGCTGGTGGTTCGCGATGTGGAGGCGGGCGGCGTTGATGCGAACGCTCGAGCGGAGGTTCCACGCCGTGAGGGGATTCTCGTTGGTGGGGTCGCCGCCGATGATCATGACCGCCGGGGCGTTGGCGACGTCGTGTTGCGAGGCGGTGCGGCCGGTGTGACCGGAGAGCGCCTGGGCGAGCGAGGTGTAGTCAGCGGTGCGGTGGTGATCAATGTTGTTGGTCTGGAGGACCGAACGGGCAAACTTCTGGAGGAGGTAGGCCTCCTCGTTGGTGATGCGGTTGGAGCCGACGACGCCAATGGACTTGCCGCCGCGCGTGTCGCGGAGTTCGCGAAGCTTCTTCCCGGCGTGGTCGAGGGCGACTTCCCAGGAGACAGGCTTGAGGGTGCCGTCGGGCTGACGGACGAGCGGGGTGGTGATGCGGTCGGTGGAGTTGGCGAAGTCGAAGGCGTAGCGGCCCTTGTTGCAGAGGAAGTCGTTGTTGAGGCCGGACTTGTCGCGATTGTCGCCACGAACGATCTCGGAGCCGTCGGTGGTGGAGCGGACGCCGAGGGTGGTCTTGCATCCGTCGCCGCAGTGGGTGCAGACGGTGGGGGTGTGGTTCATCTCCCACGGACGGGTCTTGTAGCGGTAGGTTCCGGAGGTGAGGGCGCCGACGGGGCAGGCATCGATGCACATGCCGCACTGCTCGCAGTCGACGTGGGCGAGGTCGTCGGGGGACTGGAGGGCGGGGATGTTGGGGGCGATGACAGAGGAGGAACCGCGGTTCTGGATGCCGAGCGCGAAGACGTCCATGCCTTCGCCGCACATGCGGACGCAGCGATAGCAGAGGATGCACCGGGGGCGGTCGAAGTAGACGACCGGGGACCACTTCTGCTCTTCGCGGTGGTTCTTGGGCTCGGCGTAGAAGCTGTCGGCGGCTCCGTACTTGAAGGTCATGTCCTGCAACTCGCACTCTCCGCCGGCGTCGCAGACTGGGCAGTCGAGGGGATGGTTGCCGAGGAGAAGTTGCAGGGTGGCCTTGCGGGCCTGGGCGATCTCGGGCGTCTCGGAGAAGACGACCATGCCCTCGGCGACCGGCGTGGTGCATGCAGTCTGGAGCTTGGGCATCTTCTCGATGCGCACGACGCACATGCGGCAGGCGGCCTGGAGGGAGAGCCCGGGGTAGTAGCAGAAGGCGGGGATCTCAAGGCCGGCGGTCTTGCAGGCCTCGATGAGGAGGGTTCCCGCAGGGGCGGTGATCTTGGTTCCGTCGACGGTGAAGGTTACGTCTGGCATAGGTTCCTTAGGCTGAGATCGCGTAGCCTGCTTCGACAGGCATGGGAATGGGGAGCCACTCGACAACGTAGTACGTTGCTTCGTTCTCCGGCTCGCGGGCGAAATCAAAGGTTGTCGTTACTGGCTGGGGCATAAGATCGTGATCGCTGGCCATCCAAGCAAGGTGAGCGGCCGCAGCCTCAAGATACCGTTCGCGGGTCTCCTCGAGGGTGTCGCCGAGGCCGAAGCAACCCGGAATATCGGGCGCGAAGGCTGAAAAACTTGTTTTTCCGGCTTCAAAAACCACCATGAATTCTGTCTTCATTTCAACCCCGCTTGCTTCTTCATCCGTCGGAGTGTTCCTAAAGGAATGTCGACGTTTGGATGTCCAGAGACGGTGACCTTACCGGGCTGTGTGGCGTGTACCCAATGCTGATGACTACCTTCTTGAGATTTTATAGTCCAGTGATCATCTTTCAATAATCGGGTGAACTCTCTGTATTTCACCGCTTATGCTGCTTCAGTCTTACGGAGTCTTCGAATAGCTTTTTAAACGAGTCCAAGTGAGCATCGACGTCGGCGGGCTTGAGTTCGGCAAATTTGTACCTGAACTTATCTCTTGGCTTGTCGCTGGGAACTTTCGAAAAAGTGATGCCGACAGATCTCAAGTGATCCAGAAGCCTCTCGTCATCAGTTGAGAAGCTAGTTCCGTCTGAGTACACTCCTGCTATATTGAGCCGCCCTGCTTTGAATGGCAGGTAGTCCTTCGCCTCACCCGGGCTCACCGCAACCGGTGCGACGGACTTCAATTTCAAATAAATCGCCTGCATCCCCGGAGTGATCATCAGTGTGCGGCTCCGACCAGTTCGCCGAGGGGCTTGATGGCGATGAGCGGGTGTTCGACGCGTTTGCCTTCGATGTACTCCTCGAACTCCTTGCGGAACTTCTTGACGAAGGCGATGGTGGGCATGGCGGCGGCGTCGCCCAACGGGCAAAAGGTGCGGCCAAGCATGTTTTCGGCGAGGTACTGAACGTTGTCGACGTCCTTCTTGTTGCCTCCACCGGCGTGGACGCGGGTGAGGGTCTTCTTGATCCAGTCCGTGCCTTCGCGGCAGGGGATGCACCATCCGCAGGACTCGTGCTGGTAGAAGTTGATGGTGCGCAGGGCAAACTCGACGATGGAGACGGACTCGTCAAGGACGACGATGCCACCTGAGCCGAGCATGGTGCCGGCCTTGCCCATCTGGTCGAAGTCGAGGCCTACGTCGATCTCTTCGGGCAGCAGGACCGGGCAGGAGGAGCCGCCGGGGACGACTGCCTTGAGCTTCTTGCCGTTCTTGATGCCGCCGGCTACGTCGTAGATCGCTTTCTTGAGGTTGTACCCCATCGGGAGTTCGTAGACGCCCGGGCGCTCGACGTGACCGCTGATGCCAAAGAGGCGTGTGCCGCCATTGCGCTCGGAGCCGAGCTTGGCATAAGCTTCGCCGCCCATAAGGAGGATCGGTGGGGCTGACGCGATGGTCTCGGCGTTGTTGATCACCGTGGGGCCGCCGTAGAGGCCGACGACAGCGGGGAAGGGAGGCTTGATGCGAGGGACGCCGCGCTTGCCTTCGAGCGACTCCATCAGGGCGGACTCTTCGCCGACCTCATAGGCGCCTGCGCCGGTCTGGGTGATGACGTCGAAGTCGATGCCGGAGCCGAAGATGTTCTTGCCGAGATATCCCTTCGCGTACGCGTCGGCGACGGCCTTCTCCATGATCTTGAGGAGGTAGCGGTACTCGCCGCGGAGGTAGATGAAGCCCATCTTCGCGCCGATGGCGAGGCCGGCGATCATGGTGCCTTCGATGACGGAGTGCGGATCGTGCAGGAAGATGACGTGATCCTTGCAGGTTCCGGGCTCGGATTCGTCGCCGTTGACGAGGACGTACTTGGCCTTGTCATTCTTGGGGACGAACGACCACTTGAGGCCGGTGGGGAAGCCGGCCCCGCCGCGACCGCGGAGGCCGGAGGCTTTCATCGTGTCGATGATCCACTGGGGGCCGTTGGCTATGCCGAGCTGGACGGCCTTGTAGCCGTCGAGTTCGATGTACTTGTCGATGTCAGTGGCGCCCTGACCGAAGCGTTTGGAGAGGACTCTGACTTCGTCGGGATGCGAGACGAGGGCTGGCATTACTTCACGTCCTTTCCCTGGCCGGAACGGTACATCTCGAAGACGGTGTCCATCTTGGCGGGTGTTAGGTCGTCGTGGAAGTCGTAGTTGACCTGGACGGCGGGAGCCCAGCAGCAGGCTCCGATGCATTCGACTTCTTCGAGCGAGAACATGCCGTCGGCGGTGACTTCCTTGTGACCGATGCCGAGGTGCTTCTTACAGTGGTCGAGAAGCTCGTAGCCACCGCGCAGCATGCAGGAGATGTTGGTGCAGACCTGCACGTTGTACTTGCCGGCAGGCTTGGTGCGGAGCATGGAGTAGTAGCTGAGGACGTTGCGGACGTCGAGCTCGAAGATGCCGATGCGCTGGGCGATCTCGGTGACGACGGCGTCGGAGATGTAGCCGACCTCATCCTGCGCGTAGAGCAGCATGGGGACGAGCGCGGAGCGGCGCAGGGGATAGATGGTGACGAGGTGGTCGAAGCGGGCGGCCGTCTCCGGCGTGAATATTGTGTTGGCGACTTCACTCACTGTGCATCATCTCCCGTGCCAGCCGCTCGGCGGCGATGTCCATCTCTTCTTCATGCTTGTCCTGCCCCGCCGCGGTGATGACTGTTCCGTGTTCGGTGAGGGCGAAGGCTTGTTTGCGTCCGTCGTCGTATTGCATGGTGCTGTGGTGAAACAAGAGCCAGTGGCTGCCGACGCGGAGGGTGATCTCTTCCGGGCCGACTTCGACTACAGCGTGGTGCGTGGTGTTGAGACCGTGGGCGGCTGCGTAGGAGCGAAGCAGGGAGGCCCATGAGGTCCAGAGTTCGGTGTGTAATCTGCTATCCAGCGCTACCTCAGGGCGGAAGCCCCACTCTCTTGCCTGGGTTGTGGCACGGCCAAAGCCATGCCCTTAAGCAAAACGTAAACGAGAAACCAAACGAAATCTTTGCCGGCCGATCCCTTTATCTGTCAATTTCGCCGAGAACAATGTCGATCGACCCGATGACGGCAACGACGTCGGCAAGCAGGCGGCCCTTGCACATCGTTTCAAGAGCCTGAAGCGTTGCATAAGACGGGTTGCGCATGTGAACACGATACGGTTTGGCGGTGCCGTCCGAGACGACGTAGTAGCCCATCTCGCCGCGTGGGGATTCGACGGCCTGGTAGACCTCTCCGGCTGGAACAGCAAAGCCTTCCGTCACAATCTTGAAGTGATGGATGAGGGATTCCATCTGGGTCTTCATCTGCTCGCGGTCGGGCAGGATGATCTTTGGGGCGTCGGCGACGATGCGTCCTGTGGGCATGCCGTCGAGCGCCTGCTGGATGATCTTGAGCGACTCGCGCATCTCCTGGATGCGAACGACGTAGCGGGCCCAGACGTCGCCCACCTTCGAGACCGGCACGTCGAACTTGAATTTTTCGTAGCCCGAGTAGGGCATGTCGCGACGAAGATCCCAGTCCACTCCCGAGGCGCGGAGCGGGGGACCGGTGACGCCGAGGGCGATTGCGTCTTCAGGGGAGAGATAGCCGACGCCCTGGAGGCGCCCGGTCCAGATCGGGTTGCCGGTGAGCAGGTTCTCGTACTGGTCGATGCGGTCCGGCATGATCTTGAGGAAGTCGCGGACCTGATCGTAAAAGTTGAGGGGCGGTTCGAGAGACAGGCCACCGATGCGGAAGTAGCTGGTCATCATGCGCTGGCCCGAGATGTTCTCGTAGATGCGCATGATGTCTTCGCGCTCGCGCCAACAGTACAGAAAGACGGTGAGCGCGCCGATATCCATGGCGTGCGTGCCGAGCCAGACGAGGTGCGACTGGATGCGGGTGAGCTCGTTGAGCATCACGCGCAGGTACTGAGCACGCTCTGGGATTTCGAGGGCGAGGAGCTTTTCAACCGCGAGGCAGTAGGCGAGGTTATTCGTCATCGGACAGAGATAGTCGATGCGATCAGTGAGCGGAACAACCTGCTGGTAGAACTTGGCCTCGCAGGTCTTTTCGATCCCTGTATGCAGATAGCCGATGTCGGGAGCCAGGCTGACGACAGACTCGCCATCGATCTCGAGCACGAGGCGCAGAACGCCGTGCGTCGAGGGGTGCTGCGGGCCCATGTTGATGACCATGTTCTGGCTGGCGGGTCCGGGGCGGCCCTGGTGGCGTTTGGCGTCTGCGACGACGTCTTCTACGCCCGGGTCGATCATGTCGGGAGCGGCAAGAGGTGCCATTAGCGGTAGCCCTCCACCGGATAGTCCTTGCGCAGGGGATGTCCCTGCCAGTCATCCGGCATCATGATGCGCTTGAGGTTCGGGTGTCCGTTGAAGTGGATGCCGAAGAGGTCGAACACTTCGCGTTCGTAGAAGTTGGAGGAGGGCCAGACATCCGTGATGGAGTCGAGGCTGGGCGAGTCGCCGTTGAGCCGTACCGCGAGCCGGATGCGCTGCTTCAGCGAGTGCGACACGATGTGGTAGCTGACCTGGAAGCGCGGTTCGGAGGGGTACCAGTCGACAGCGGTGCAATCTTCGAAGAAGTTATAGCCAGCGGCCTGGACAGCTTTGGCGGCGGCCACGATGTTCTCGCGGGCAACCGTGACGGTGAACTCATTGCGTTCGAACTTGGCGTCGGTCGCGATGGACTTAAGGGCGACGACGGCGGCGTTTTCGGGGAAGGCGGCGAAGACGGCCTCGGTTCCTAGAGCCCTGTTGGGATCGGGTGCGGCTTCCATCTAGAGATCCCCCTTATCGTCGGACCAGTTGAGGACACCCTTCTTCCATACGTAGAAGAGGCCGACGGCGACGAAGGCGATGTAGAGGAACATCTCCCAGAATCCGAACATCGCCTGACCCGTGATGGCGGGGAGGCGGCGAAAGATGACCGCCCATGGCAACATAAACACGGCTTCGACGTCGAACAGGATGAAGAGCATGGCGACCATGTAGAAGCGCACCGAAAAACGTCCGCGGGCGTCGCCGATGGGGTCCATTCCGCACTCATATGGTCCGAGTTTGGTCCGTGAGTTTTTGTGCTTGCCGATGAAGAACGATGCAGCGACCATGCCGACGGCCATGCCGATAGCGACGATGATCTGAAGCACGAGGGTGAGGTAATTCCAGATGTAGGGGTAACTCGCCATGGCCATCTTCGACTCTAGGACTGTGGTTGGCAAGTGTCAAGCAGCCAATGGATTGTGGGTGTTGCGGAGTGCCGGAACATTGACCGAGCGTTCATCCTATCGAAGCAGAGAGATGTAAGCGCTGATGATGTTCGTCCCGAAGAGGGACGCGGCCAGGCCTCCCGCGGCAAGGAAGGAGCCGAACGGCAGGCGCGTGGCGGAGGTTGCACGGCCTCGGAACAGGAGGAATGCGGCGAAGAAGGAAGCCGTCAGTACCCCCAGAAACAGGGCAAGAATGGCCGGCCAGAAGCCCAGGAACGCCGCGATCATGGCCAGGAGCTTGACGTCGCCCAGCCCCATGCCCTCGCGTCCGCGCAGGGCCTTGTAGGCTCCGCGAACGAGAAGCAGGAGACCGGCGGCCGCGAGGGTTGCGACGATGCGTCCGCCGATAAGGGCTTCCGGACCAGTAAGGAAGACATTCCCCTTTTCCACCGACATCGCGGCGGTAATCGGAGCCTTGTGTCGCAGAAGGACCTGGTCCTCCGTTGGGCCAAGAAAGATAGCCTGGGAGCAGACGAGGAAGAGCGCGATGGCGATGCCGGTGAGCGTGAAGGCGTCCGGCAGGAGATGCGTCTGCCAGTCCATCACGATA
It encodes:
- the nuoL gene encoding NADH-quinone oxidoreductase subunit L, with product MNPNSLWLIPLSPFLGFLINGTVGRRLPRPLVTAIALFFTAVPMLLVLQLWIFMKAAGAPEAIHVLCGPWIQITGFTVPFGIAVDHLSLIMLAIVTGVGFLIHLYSAGYMAHEEGYWRFFAYLNLFMFFMSILVLAESFLLLFVGWEGVGLASYLLIGFYFTKDSAANAGKKAFIVNRIGDFGFLLGMFLLVAHFGSLSFNEVFASIATHPEYQGGFLTAIALCLVVGATGKSAQIPLYVWLPDAMEGPTPVSALIHAATMVTAGIYMVARCHVLFDRSPFALGVVAIIGAATAIFAACIGMVQHDIKRVLAYSTVSQLGYMFLACGVAAYSAGIFHLMTHAFFKALLFLSAGSVIHALSGEQDMRKMGGLRKRIPVTFWTMTMGVFAIAGIPPLAGFFSKDEILYQTFVSPNPIGKLLWLVGLATAGMTSFYMFRLWFKTFFGPERFDEHPAPADHAHKDAHDDAQAAHAHGVHESPWIMLTPLVLLAILSIIGGWVGVPAALGGHDEIGHFLDPVFVAPLVVAVDGEKAGHGLELGLAAVSVAVALLGFFVAYVFYYKRPGTLGKLAATSKLYPIVANKFYIDEIYNVVIVTPLLAFARLILEVLVDGGLVNGSGKLAGLTTIGLSNVTRKMQSGNIRSYAGWLAFGAACVIAVMIFARF
- the nuoK gene encoding NADH-quinone oxidoreductase subunit NuoK: MVPISWYLILAAILFSIGVGAFLIKRNVVTIFMSIELMLNAVNLTFVAFAHMWHQVQGQIFVFFVMVVAAAEAAVGLAIIISIFRTRQTLNVDQINLMKN
- a CDS encoding NADH-quinone oxidoreductase subunit J, which gives rise to MQLALFLIFGLLAVAAALNLLLQRHPINSALSLVVVMMSLAVLYWSLGAEFLAAAQVIVYSGAIMVLFVFVIMLLNAGEEENTIGTRASTIVGFPGAAAIFCLLSFVFLSESKALGNAQIGGYLSNAVSNISEISTVLFTRLLLPFEVTSILILVAILGAVVLARKEQ
- the nuoH gene encoding NADH-quinone oxidoreductase subunit NuoH; the encoded protein is MSHLSPFVTFLLISIVKLLVVFVITLTAVAYTVLLERKVIGRMQNRWGPSRTGPFGLLQPLADGIKLFLKEDMMPLAVDRPLFLVAPMIALTCAMVSIAVVPFGAVTRVQGVDLFQVSDLNIGLLVILGITSIGVYGIALSGWSSNNKFALLGSLRATSQMISYELALGLSLVGVVLRAGSLRLRDIVDSQAAHGALSWNILGGFQIVAFFIYIMSAYAEANRSPFDLPEAESELVAGYHTEYSSMKFAMFFMAEYANMITISCVATLLFFGGASSPFGHLFDGFLNLPILNAIFPVLWFVFKIFSFLFLFIWVRSTLPRFRYDQLMGFGWKFLMPVAMANIIVTSLVMALHP
- a CDS encoding molybdopterin-dependent oxidoreductase, with amino-acid sequence MPDVTFTVDGTKITAPAGTLLIEACKTAGLEIPAFCYYPGLSLQAACRMCVVRIEKMPKLQTACTTPVAEGMVVFSETPEIAQARKATLQLLLGNHPLDCPVCDAGGECELQDMTFKYGAADSFYAEPKNHREEQKWSPVVYFDRPRCILCYRCVRMCGEGMDVFALGIQNRGSSSVIAPNIPALQSPDDLAHVDCEQCGMCIDACPVGALTSGTYRYKTRPWEMNHTPTVCTHCGDGCKTTLGVRSTTDGSEIVRGDNRDKSGLNNDFLCNKGRYAFDFANSTDRITTPLVRQPDGTLKPVSWEVALDHAGKKLRELRDTRGGKSIGVVGSNRITNEEAYLLQKFARSVLQTNNIDHHRTADYTSLAQALSGHTGRTASQHDVANAPAVMIIGGDPTNENPLTAWNLRSSVRINAARLHIANHQQIKLTRQAKTYLQLPDFGYGTFVSYMAGDEAALDGVENADAFRAFRTAVRAEESLIVLLGNDLRGADLKKLLAFGLTLPNRKFALLSDYVNSRGAADMGLLPDMLPGYTPASGASTFGETTIPSTPGLDMLEIFDAAAKGDLSALYVVGANPVARYDIDPATLKNTFVVVQEMFLTETAKIADVILPAANLYEKAGSVTNSYGDLQRVSKAGDRAGVRTDFEMIVRLADKIGAKVSDLVPFGKGTRADMGQTRGAQSGEADRHAVWLTANNLEPRLSPFDANAILDEIQRLVPGYDKMLRLQLLSGNDQHLSPAAPAPLVQIDNRRDLVLPAKDKLFTSGTLGRYSPMLDDLQLNDARLAAQKLVHIEGQTAAD
- a CDS encoding type II toxin-antitoxin system HicB family antitoxin, with protein sequence MKTEFMVVFEAGKTSFSAFAPDIPGCFGLGDTLEETRERYLEAAAAHLAWMASDHDLMPQPVTTTFDFAREPENEATYYVVEWLPIPMPVEAGYAISA
- a CDS encoding type II toxin-antitoxin system HicA family toxin; protein product: MKYREFTRLLKDDHWTIKSQEGSHQHWVHATQPGKVTVSGHPNVDIPLGTLRRMKKQAGLK
- the nuoF gene encoding NADH-quinone oxidoreductase subunit NuoF — protein: MPALVSHPDEVRVLSKRFGQGATDIDKYIELDGYKAVQLGIANGPQWIIDTMKASGLRGRGGAGFPTGLKWSFVPKNDKAKYVLVNGDESEPGTCKDHVIFLHDPHSVIEGTMIAGLAIGAKMGFIYLRGEYRYLLKIMEKAVADAYAKGYLGKNIFGSGIDFDVITQTGAGAYEVGEESALMESLEGKRGVPRIKPPFPAVVGLYGGPTVINNAETIASAPPILLMGGEAYAKLGSERNGGTRLFGISGHVERPGVYELPMGYNLKKAIYDVAGGIKNGKKLKAVVPGGSSCPVLLPEEIDVGLDFDQMGKAGTMLGSGGIVVLDESVSIVEFALRTINFYQHESCGWCIPCREGTDWIKKTLTRVHAGGGNKKDVDNVQYLAENMLGRTFCPLGDAAAMPTIAFVKKFRKEFEEYIEGKRVEHPLIAIKPLGELVGAAH
- the nuoE gene encoding complex I 24 kDa subunit family protein; this encodes MSEVANTIFTPETAARFDHLVTIYPLRRSALVPMLLYAQDEVGYISDAVVTEIAQRIGIFELDVRNVLSYYSMLRTKPAGKYNVQVCTNISCMLRGGYELLDHCKKHLGIGHKEVTADGMFSLEEVECIGACCWAPAVQVNYDFHDDLTPAKMDTVFEMYRSGQGKDVK